From Vidua macroura isolate BioBank_ID:100142 chromosome 30, ASM2450914v1, whole genome shotgun sequence, one genomic window encodes:
- the LOC128820760 gene encoding olfactory receptor 14J1-like gives MSNSSSISHFLLLALAETRQLQLLHFCLLLGISLAALLGNGLIISAVACGHHLHTPMFFFLLNLALSHLGSICTTVPKAMHNSLWDTSTISYTTCAAQLLFFLFFISTEFYLLTIMCYDRYVSICKPLHYGTLLGSRACAHMAAAAWASAFLNALMHTANTFSLPLCHGNALGQFFCDIPQILKLSCSKSYLRELGLLAVSACLAFGCFVFIVFSYVQIFRAVLRIPSEQGRHKAFSTCLPHLAVVSLFLSTAAFANLKPPSMSSPSLDLALSVLYSVVPPALNPLIYSLRNQELTAAARRLMTGCFQKH, from the coding sequence atgtccaacagcagctccatcagccacttcctcctgctggcactggcagagacgcggcagctgcagctcctgcacttctgcctcttgctgggcatctccctggctgccctcctgggcaacggcctcatcatcagcgccgtagcctgcggccaccacctgcacacgcccatgttcttcttcctgctcaacctggccctcagccacctgggctccatctgcaccactgtccccaaagccatgcacaattccctctgggacaccagcaccatctcctacacaacatgtgctgcacagctccttttctttctgttcttcatctCAACAGAGTTTTATCtcctgaccatcatgtgctacgaccgctacgtgtccatctgcaaacccctgcactacgggaccctcctgggcagcagagcttgtgcccacatggcagcagctgcctgggccagtgcctttctcaatGCTCTCATGCACacagccaatacattttccctgcccctgtgccatggcaatgccctgggccagttcttctgtgatatcccacagatcctcaagctctcctgctccaaatcctatCTCAGGGAACTTGGGCTCCTTGCTGTTAGTGCCTGTTTGGcatttggttgttttgtgttcattgttttctcctatgtgcagatcttcagggctgtgctgaggatcccctctgagcagggacggcacaaagccttttccacctgcctccctcacctggccgtGGTCTCTCTGTTCCTGAGCACTGCAGCGTTTGCCAATCTCAAGCCCCCCTCCatgtcctccccatccctggatctggccctgtcagttctgtactcggtggtgcctccagccctgaaccccctcatctacagcctgaggaaccaggagctcacGGCTGCAGCGAGGAGACTGATGACTGGAtgctttcagaaacattaa